In a single window of the Anaerobaca lacustris genome:
- a CDS encoding TRAP transporter substrate-binding protein — MRRSCGRIVVLLAVVLCMSGRVSARPELVLKLAHGLPTAHPVHEAMLFMAERVAARSGGRMKVEVFPSEQLGTEKECIEALQLGYLAMTKTSSAPMEGFVPRMRIFGVPYLFRDADHLWKVLNGPIGRELLLAGEAKRLRGLCYYDAGARSFYTKNRPIETPADLTGLKIRVQNSVMSMRMVQAMGGSPTPIPWGELYTALDQGVVDGAENNAPSLRTSRHYEVCKYYILDEHTCLPDIVVIGTRVWNRMTAEQQRILQEAADESVVYQRKLWAEAEAADLKAVEEAGVTILRPDKGPFRESVRSVWEEFEGTEIGDLIRRIQEVP; from the coding sequence ATGCGTCGATCTTGTGGACGAATTGTAGTTCTCTTGGCGGTGGTCCTGTGCATGTCGGGCCGCGTCTCGGCCCGGCCGGAACTGGTGCTCAAGCTGGCCCACGGCCTGCCGACGGCCCACCCCGTGCACGAGGCGATGCTGTTCATGGCCGAGCGCGTCGCCGCCAGGTCCGGCGGCCGCATGAAGGTCGAGGTCTTTCCCAGCGAGCAACTCGGCACCGAGAAGGAGTGCATCGAGGCCCTGCAATTGGGGTATCTGGCGATGACCAAGACCAGCAGCGCGCCGATGGAAGGGTTCGTGCCGAGGATGCGGATCTTCGGCGTCCCCTATCTGTTTCGCGACGCCGACCATCTCTGGAAGGTGCTCAACGGCCCCATCGGCCGCGAGCTTCTGCTGGCGGGCGAGGCCAAGCGGCTGCGCGGGCTGTGTTATTACGACGCCGGCGCCAGGAGTTTCTACACGAAGAACCGCCCGATCGAAACGCCCGCCGACCTGACGGGCCTGAAGATCCGCGTGCAGAACAGCGTCATGTCCATGCGAATGGTCCAGGCGATGGGCGGCTCGCCGACGCCGATCCCGTGGGGCGAGCTGTACACGGCGCTCGACCAGGGCGTTGTGGACGGCGCCGAGAACAACGCGCCGTCGCTGCGGACTTCTCGGCATTATGAGGTCTGCAAATACTACATTCTCGACGAGCACACGTGCCTGCCCGATATCGTGGTGATCGGCACCCGCGTCTGGAACCGCATGACGGCCGAGCAGCAGAGAATCCTGCAGGAGGCGGCGGACGAATCCGTCGTCTATCAGCGCAAGCTGTGGGCCGAGGCCGAAGCCGCCGATCTCAAGGCGGTCGAAGAGGCCGGCGTCACGATCCTGCGGCCCGACAAGGGGCCGTTTCGCGAGTCGGTTCGCAGCGTGTGGGAGGAATTCGAAGGGACCGAGATCGGCGATCTGATCCGCCGAATCCAGGAGGTGCCATGA
- a CDS encoding TRAP transporter small permease gives MNLVRTIKTVLDRSLEVLVMVVVAVLVLDVLWQVFTRFILNDPSTWTEELAVFLLIWVSLLGAAVALGRGAHLGIDYFVGKLPERTRLATEVFVFFCVAAFSLLVMLIGGVDLVRSTLELGQESPALGVRMGYVYLAVPISGFFLTLYAGIGLVERIQGLLKGDPSTDMAR, from the coding sequence ATGAATCTCGTCCGAACCATCAAGACCGTGCTGGACCGCTCGCTCGAAGTGCTGGTGATGGTCGTCGTGGCGGTGCTGGTGCTGGACGTGCTGTGGCAGGTGTTCACGCGGTTCATCCTGAACGATCCGAGCACGTGGACGGAAGAGTTGGCGGTGTTCCTGCTGATCTGGGTCTCGCTGCTCGGGGCGGCCGTGGCGCTGGGCCGCGGGGCGCACCTGGGCATCGACTATTTCGTCGGCAAGCTGCCCGAGCGGACGCGGCTGGCGACAGAAGTGTTCGTGTTCTTCTGCGTCGCGGCCTTCTCGCTGCTGGTGATGCTCATCGGCGGCGTCGATCTGGTCCGCAGCACGCTCGAACTGGGCCAGGAATCGCCCGCCCTGGGCGTGCGGATGGGGTACGTGTATCTGGCCGTGCCGATCAGCGGGTTCTTCCTGACGCTGTACGCCGGGATCGGCCTGGTCGAGAGAATCCAGGGTTTGCTCAAGGGCGACCCATCGACTGACATGGCCCGTTGA
- a CDS encoding RNA-binding domain-containing protein, giving the protein MIDERELRELLADLESDRVERTVSTTDTDKFCEAICAFANDMPGNNRPGYLIVGAQDDDGQVKGTEVTDRLLQKLSSYADSGQIVPLPSMTVQKMSLPEGDLAVVEVRPSDVPPVRYRGRVCIRRGPRKAIANEQEERILTERRTHRARTFDLRPCRGCGRDDLVLDLFQLTYLKAAIAPELVEENNRDMLLQMASLGFWCPTEACATNAGAILFSQDPLNWFPGAAIQYVRYQDDGLDSEVLDERRFEGDLITVLRELDGFLRTLFPSRPESTSALKEVIRTAYPMPAIRELLMNAVMHRDYESNAPIRFYWFRGRIEIQNPGGLYGAVTPETFPDQNDYRNPKIAEAMKILGYVNTFGRGIARTQRFLSDNGNPPADFCIDEPAFFLATIKETAR; this is encoded by the coding sequence ATGATTGACGAACGGGAATTGAGAGAGTTGCTGGCCGATTTGGAATCGGATCGGGTCGAACGAACCGTGTCAACAACCGACACAGACAAGTTCTGTGAGGCGATTTGCGCGTTTGCCAATGATATGCCGGGGAACAATCGCCCTGGTTATCTCATCGTTGGAGCGCAAGATGACGACGGCCAGGTGAAAGGCACAGAGGTGACAGACCGGTTGTTGCAGAAGCTGTCCAGTTATGCTGACTCCGGCCAGATCGTTCCACTACCGTCCATGACGGTGCAGAAGATGTCGCTACCCGAAGGCGACCTAGCCGTGGTTGAGGTTCGCCCTTCCGATGTGCCCCCTGTTCGCTATCGCGGACGGGTGTGTATCCGGCGAGGACCGCGTAAGGCAATCGCCAACGAGCAGGAAGAACGGATTCTCACGGAGAGACGAACTCACCGTGCACGCACATTCGACCTAAGACCTTGCAGAGGGTGTGGCCGTGATGACCTTGTACTGGATCTGTTTCAACTCACGTACCTGAAGGCGGCGATTGCTCCAGAACTCGTCGAAGAGAACAATCGCGATATGCTTCTGCAAATGGCATCCCTCGGCTTCTGGTGCCCGACCGAAGCCTGCGCGACAAACGCTGGCGCCATCCTCTTTTCGCAAGACCCTCTGAACTGGTTTCCCGGTGCGGCGATCCAATATGTGCGATATCAGGACGACGGATTGGACAGTGAGGTTTTGGATGAACGGCGTTTCGAAGGCGATCTGATTACGGTGCTCAGAGAGCTCGACGGCTTCCTGAGAACATTGTTTCCATCCCGGCCGGAATCCACGTCCGCACTCAAAGAAGTTATTCGCACTGCTTACCCGATGCCTGCGATTCGAGAGCTGCTCATGAACGCCGTGATGCACCGCGACTACGAATCCAATGCACCGATACGATTCTATTGGTTCCGTGGGCGCATCGAGATACAGAATCCGGGCGGACTATACGGGGCAGTCACACCAGAGACATTCCCAGACCAGAACGATTACCGCAATCCCAAGATAGCCGAGGCCATGAAGATACTCGGTTACGTCAATACGTTTGGTCGAGGCATTGCCCGGACCCAGCGATTCCTGAGCGACAATGGGAATCCGCCGGCAGACTTTTGCATCGATGAACCGGCCTTCTTCCTGGCAACAATCAAAGAGACCGCACGATGA
- the rpe gene encoding ribulose-phosphate 3-epimerase has translation MRLPPAGTIEIAPSILSADFGKLADEIAEVTAAGVKIVHLDVMDAHFVPNLTIGPPVIASLRRHSDLVFDSHLMISEPDRYVEAFAKAGVDNITFHIEVVDDPEAMVSRIRDLGCTVGVTLNPQTPVEAIEKVAPLCDMVLVMTVHPGFGGQQFMPDAARKIADVRRIVGPNVRIEVDGGIDPDTTPIVVAYGADTLVAGNAIFGRPDRAAAIDAIRRAIE, from the coding sequence ATGCGACTACCGCCCGCCGGGACAATTGAGATTGCGCCGTCGATCCTGAGCGCCGATTTCGGCAAGCTCGCCGACGAGATCGCCGAGGTGACGGCCGCCGGCGTCAAGATCGTCCATCTCGACGTCATGGACGCCCATTTCGTCCCGAATCTCACGATCGGGCCGCCGGTGATCGCCTCGCTCCGCCGGCACAGCGACCTGGTCTTCGACAGCCATCTGATGATCAGCGAGCCGGACAGGTACGTCGAGGCCTTCGCCAAGGCCGGCGTCGACAACATCACGTTCCACATCGAGGTCGTCGACGACCCGGAGGCGATGGTTTCGAGAATCCGCGACCTGGGCTGCACCGTCGGGGTCACGCTGAACCCGCAGACCCCCGTCGAGGCGATCGAGAAGGTCGCGCCGTTGTGCGACATGGTCCTCGTGATGACCGTGCACCCCGGCTTCGGCGGCCAGCAGTTCATGCCCGACGCCGCCCGCAAGATCGCTGATGTGCGCCGAATCGTGGGCCCGAACGTGCGAATCGAGGTCGACGGCGGCATCGACCCCGACACGACGCCCATCGTGGTCGCCTATGGGGCCGACACGCTGGTGGCCGGCAACGCGATCTTCGGCCGACCCGACCGGGCCGCCGCCATCGACGCGATTCGAAGGGCGATAGAATAG
- a CDS encoding TRAP transporter large permease yields the protein MDLPVVVLVVSFVVLLVLNVPVAFCMGIATVLAFTTMSGELPAFVAVAHQIATGIDSFALLAIPFFILSGQLMGQGGIARRLIDFANTLVGRFRGGLAFVNVVTCMFFGAISGSATAAISSVGGFMVPLMNKMGYDRDFNASVTITAATTGLLIPPSNVMIVYSLATGGAVSIAAIFMAGFLPGILVGLGLILVSAVISVRHNYGKGETFPFREGVVRFFKAVPALLLVFIVIGGILLGWFTPTEASAVAVLYAFFLAVVVYREVRIRDLPRILLQCGITTSVVFLLIGTSMAMSWVLASENVPQDISAYLVGLTDSKVLLLLMINAILLAVGTFMDMTPAILIFTPIFLPVAERLGLHPLHFGIVMIMNLCIGLCTPPVGTCLFLGCGIAETTVTRVMRHILPFFGAMFVTLLICTFVPDISLWLPDKLGFVR from the coding sequence GTGGATCTACCCGTTGTGGTCCTGGTCGTCAGCTTCGTGGTCCTGCTCGTGCTGAATGTCCCGGTCGCGTTCTGCATGGGCATCGCGACGGTGCTGGCGTTTACGACGATGAGCGGCGAACTGCCCGCCTTCGTCGCCGTCGCGCACCAGATCGCCACGGGCATCGACAGCTTCGCGCTGCTGGCGATCCCGTTCTTCATCCTGTCGGGCCAGTTGATGGGCCAGGGCGGCATCGCCCGGCGGCTGATCGACTTCGCCAATACGCTCGTCGGCCGCTTTCGCGGCGGGCTGGCCTTCGTCAACGTGGTCACGTGTATGTTCTTCGGCGCCATCAGCGGCTCGGCGACGGCCGCCATCTCGTCGGTCGGCGGTTTCATGGTCCCGCTGATGAACAAGATGGGCTACGATCGCGACTTCAACGCCTCGGTGACGATCACCGCTGCGACGACCGGCCTGCTGATCCCGCCGAGCAACGTGATGATTGTTTACTCGCTCGCCACTGGCGGGGCGGTCTCGATCGCCGCGATCTTCATGGCGGGTTTCCTGCCCGGCATCCTCGTCGGGCTCGGCCTGATCCTCGTCAGCGCCGTCATCAGCGTCCGGCACAATTACGGCAAGGGCGAGACCTTCCCGTTCCGTGAGGGTGTGGTCCGCTTCTTCAAGGCGGTCCCGGCGCTGCTGCTGGTCTTCATCGTCATCGGCGGCATCCTGCTGGGCTGGTTCACCCCGACCGAGGCCTCGGCGGTCGCGGTGCTCTACGCGTTCTTCCTGGCGGTGGTGGTCTATCGCGAAGTGCGCATTCGCGACCTGCCGCGCATTCTTCTGCAATGCGGGATCACGACGTCGGTCGTGTTCCTGCTGATCGGCACGAGCATGGCCATGTCGTGGGTGCTGGCGTCGGAGAATGTCCCACAGGACATCAGCGCCTATCTCGTCGGACTGACCGACAGCAAGGTCCTGCTGCTGCTGATGATCAATGCGATCCTCCTGGCGGTCGGGACGTTCATGGACATGACGCCGGCGATCCTGATCTTCACGCCGATCTTCCTGCCCGTCGCCGAGCGGCTGGGCCTGCACCCGCTGCACTTCGGCATCGTCATGATTATGAACCTGTGCATCGGCCTGTGCACCCCGCCGGTCGGGACGTGCCTGTTCCTCGGCTGCGGGATCGCCGAGACGACCGTGACCAGGGTCATGCGTCACATCCTGCCGTTCTTCGGCGCGATGTTCGTGACCCTGCTGATCTGCACCTTCGTCCCGGACATCTCGCTCTGGCTGCCCGACAAACTCGGCTTCGTCCGCTGA
- a CDS encoding lysoplasmalogenase family protein: protein MRRSLRCVVVSVLWLAWLGLLPGTFVVALVTGQGGWSRFWWMSSAVLVAAAWVHWFWQRRGRLGPACALIACGITLGMLADLYGAFAALRFTEPLTMIVPLFALGHVGYIAGFLMAASRLGLSGRPGWRGTLAGAVALYNLAGLALWVTLVHPSDALPGMHLPTAVYTVFLATAAAVMAALACFDRRFLAVGIGGLLFLLSDGFLAVRLFQDNWRGIGDLCWITYGIGQMLIVYGVIAATWPREGRD, encoded by the coding sequence ATGAGACGATCGTTGCGATGCGTGGTGGTGTCGGTGTTGTGGCTGGCGTGGCTGGGTCTGCTGCCGGGGACGTTCGTGGTGGCGCTGGTGACGGGGCAGGGCGGGTGGAGCCGGTTCTGGTGGATGTCGTCGGCGGTGCTGGTGGCCGCCGCGTGGGTCCACTGGTTCTGGCAGCGGCGGGGCCGGCTGGGTCCGGCGTGCGCCCTGATCGCCTGCGGGATCACCCTGGGCATGCTGGCCGACCTCTACGGCGCGTTCGCGGCCCTGCGCTTCACCGAGCCGCTGACGATGATCGTCCCGCTGTTCGCCCTGGGGCACGTCGGCTATATCGCCGGCTTCCTGATGGCGGCGAGCCGCCTGGGGCTCTCCGGCCGGCCCGGATGGCGCGGGACGCTGGCGGGCGCCGTGGCGCTCTACAATCTGGCCGGCCTGGCCCTCTGGGTGACGCTGGTGCACCCCTCAGACGCGCTGCCCGGCATGCACCTGCCGACGGCGGTGTACACGGTCTTCCTCGCGACGGCCGCTGCGGTGATGGCGGCTCTGGCCTGCTTCGACCGGCGATTTCTCGCGGTGGGCATCGGCGGGCTGCTCTTTTTGCTCAGCGACGGCTTCCTGGCGGTCCGCCTCTTCCAGGACAACTGGCGCGGCATCGGCGACCTCTGCTGGATCACCTACGGCATCGGGCAGATGCTGATCGTCTACGGCGTCATCGCCGCCACCTGGCCCCGCGAAGGCCGGGACTAA
- the accD gene encoding acetyl-CoA carboxylase, carboxyltransferase subunit beta, producing MTKKAKATWNGFSLKPRKEMPEGLWVRCPGCEHMLYKSAVQKNLDVCPSCNYHFRIGATDRIRYLVDEDTFQPILEEMTSTDPLDFQFRGTTYKDRIRADEQKSGAREAIQIGKAFIKGRGVVLGVMEPNFLMGSMGAVVGEKFCVAVEKAIDESLPLIVVSCSGGARMHEGVVSLGQMAKTSAALARFNDRKGLFISVLADPTTGGVTASFAMLGDVIIAEPKALIAFAGPRTIAETIKVELPEGFQTAEFLLEHGFVDMIVDRKDLRSEIARLIDYTQK from the coding sequence ATGACCAAGAAAGCGAAAGCGACCTGGAACGGCTTCTCCCTGAAGCCCCGCAAGGAAATGCCCGAGGGGCTCTGGGTCCGATGCCCCGGCTGCGAGCACATGCTCTATAAGAGCGCCGTCCAGAAGAACCTCGACGTCTGCCCGTCCTGCAACTACCACTTCCGCATCGGGGCCACCGACCGTATCCGCTACCTGGTCGACGAGGACACGTTCCAGCCCATCCTCGAAGAGATGACCTCGACCGATCCGCTCGATTTCCAGTTCCGCGGCACCACCTACAAGGACCGCATCCGCGCCGACGAACAGAAATCCGGCGCCCGCGAAGCGATACAGATCGGCAAGGCGTTCATCAAGGGTCGCGGCGTCGTCCTCGGCGTCATGGAGCCGAACTTCCTGATGGGCTCGATGGGCGCCGTCGTCGGCGAGAAGTTCTGCGTCGCGGTCGAGAAGGCCATCGACGAGTCGCTGCCGCTGATCGTCGTCAGTTGCTCCGGCGGGGCCCGCATGCACGAGGGCGTCGTCTCGCTCGGCCAGATGGCCAAGACCTCGGCCGCCCTGGCCCGCTTCAACGACCGCAAGGGCCTGTTCATCTCCGTGCTCGCCGACCCCACCACCGGCGGCGTCACCGCCAGCTTCGCCATGCTCGGTGACGTGATCATCGCCGAGCCCAAGGCCCTGATCGCCTTCGCCGGCCCGCGCACCATCGCCGAGACGATCAAGGTCGAGCTGCCCGAAGGCTTTCAGACCGCCGAATTCCTCCTCGAACACGGCTTCGTCGATATGATCGTCGACCGCAAAGACCTCCGCAGCGAAATCGCCCGCCTCATCGACTACACCCAGAAATAA
- a CDS encoding nucleotidyltransferase domain-containing protein has product MIEKAHVNGNGADRHLLAQCKAAICEVAPEAHVVLYGSRARGDARDDSDYDLLVLVDREVDVSLERAIVDRLAPLEARTGKALTTLVYNRTQWNSPLYRAMPLHQSVAREGRTL; this is encoded by the coding sequence ATGATTGAGAAGGCACATGTGAACGGCAACGGGGCGGATCGCCACTTGCTTGCCCAATGCAAGGCGGCCATTTGCGAGGTGGCTCCCGAGGCCCACGTGGTCCTCTACGGATCGCGAGCCCGGGGCGACGCCCGCGACGACTCGGACTACGACCTGCTCGTGCTCGTCGATCGGGAAGTGGATGTGTCGCTCGAACGCGCCATTGTAGACCGTCTGGCCCCGCTGGAGGCCCGCACGGGCAAAGCCCTGACGACGCTGGTCTACAATCGCACGCAATGGAATTCTCCCCTGTACCGCGCCATGCCCCTGCACCAGAGCGTCGCACGCGAGGGCCGGACCCTATGA
- a CDS encoding pectate lyase family protein, producing MNAKTLVILCTLVAVSMAGASRGASVPARQGVRGRTTYRPAHTPGGRGGRILRVTNLNADGPGSFAEAVRAKGPRIVVFEVGGVIDLGGRSVSISEPFLTVAGQTAPSPGITFIRGGIGIRTHDVIVQHICVRPGEAGREKKSGWEVDAIATSGGAYNVVVDHCSCSWATDENLSASGPRFDGDDIEQWRRGTSRAITFSNCIIAEGLSRSTHAKGEHSKGTLIHDNCTEIAIVGNLYAHNRDRNPLFKGGAQGVVVNNYIYNPAGRAVHYALVRSEWGDRPYATGQMAIVGNVLEAGPSTRDRLSLFRHHAGGPCEVFLDDNLVLGVDADVPLVEVDSRAAPGECRVLDAPPFWPANLTALPAAEVKRHVLANAGARPWDRDDVDRRIVAEARSGQGRIIDSEQDVGGYPQVEPTHAAFDPEQWNLDDMTRRRRQRDR from the coding sequence ATGAACGCAAAGACGCTGGTCATACTCTGCACCCTCGTGGCCGTTTCGATGGCCGGTGCATCGCGTGGGGCGAGCGTTCCTGCTCGCCAAGGTGTGCGAGGACGCACGACCTACCGGCCCGCCCACACGCCGGGCGGTCGAGGCGGGCGCATTCTCCGCGTCACGAACCTCAACGCCGACGGCCCCGGCTCGTTTGCCGAGGCCGTGCGCGCCAAAGGGCCGAGGATCGTCGTCTTCGAGGTCGGCGGCGTGATCGATCTGGGCGGCAGGTCCGTCAGCATCAGCGAGCCGTTTCTAACGGTCGCCGGCCAGACGGCCCCGAGTCCGGGCATCACCTTCATTCGCGGCGGGATCGGCATCCGCACGCACGACGTGATCGTGCAACACATCTGTGTGCGTCCGGGCGAGGCCGGCCGCGAGAAGAAAAGCGGATGGGAGGTTGATGCGATCGCCACCTCCGGCGGCGCCTACAACGTCGTCGTCGATCATTGCTCCTGTTCCTGGGCGACCGACGAGAACCTCAGCGCTTCGGGCCCGCGCTTCGACGGCGACGACATCGAGCAGTGGCGCCGGGGCACGTCGCGAGCGATCACATTCAGCAACTGCATCATCGCCGAGGGTCTGAGCCGATCGACGCACGCCAAGGGCGAGCATTCCAAAGGCACGCTGATCCACGACAACTGCACCGAGATCGCCATTGTCGGCAATCTGTACGCTCACAATCGCGACCGCAATCCGCTGTTCAAGGGCGGCGCGCAAGGCGTCGTGGTGAACAACTACATCTACAATCCCGCCGGCCGGGCCGTGCACTATGCGCTCGTGCGCAGCGAGTGGGGCGACCGTCCCTATGCGACCGGGCAGATGGCCATCGTGGGCAACGTGCTGGAGGCCGGTCCTTCGACGCGCGATCGCCTGTCGCTCTTTCGCCACCATGCCGGAGGGCCGTGCGAAGTCTTTCTGGATGACAACCTCGTCCTTGGCGTCGATGCGGATGTCCCTCTCGTCGAAGTGGACAGCCGGGCGGCGCCGGGCGAGTGCCGCGTGCTCGATGCCCCGCCGTTCTGGCCGGCAAATCTGACGGCGCTTCCGGCCGCCGAGGTCAAACGTCACGTCCTGGCCAACGCCGGCGCCAGGCCCTGGGATCGCGACGATGTGGATCGGCGTATCGTCGCCGAGGCCCGCAGCGGCCAGGGGCGGATCATCGACAGCGAGCAGGACGTCGGCGGATATCCCCAGGTCGAACCGACGCACGCCGCGTTCGATCCGGAGCAATGGAACCTGGACGACATGACCCGTCGTCGCCGTCAAAGGGACAGGTGA
- a CDS encoding 3-keto-disaccharide hydrolase translates to MTYLNLHRIKPVVLLAVLCVCASAAGGEWKPLFNGQDLEGWSNPYDWGKAWVEDGQIVLQADRKFFLVADKTYRDFIFEAEVKMPERPSNSGFMFRCHKERNKVYGYQAEVDPSDRQWSGGLYDEGRRGWLHPRSNDPESARAFVENAGGTFQRDDWNRYRIHCVGPSIRIYVNDVLTTDYIDTTDREGYIAIQHHGEAGKMYRFRNLRIRELKAPAAMTETRNDMPLVFVEDFESGAGRWTQTDPNAWKIVAEDGNHVYAQHQQSRYQPPVRSPLNMARIKDLKVGDFVLQARMKQTSREYGHRDMCLFFGYQDPAHFYYVHIATQADPHANSIFLVNGEPRVSIAKERNDGTDWATGYHDVRVVRNTANGTIEVFFNDMSKPIMRTVDTTFGAGGIGFGTFDDTGHIDDVMIWGRKP, encoded by the coding sequence ATGACCTATCTGAATCTGCACCGAATCAAGCCTGTGGTTCTCCTTGCGGTGTTGTGTGTGTGCGCGTCGGCGGCCGGAGGCGAATGGAAGCCTCTGTTCAACGGGCAGGACCTCGAAGGATGGAGCAATCCGTACGACTGGGGCAAGGCCTGGGTCGAAGACGGGCAGATCGTGCTCCAGGCCGACCGGAAGTTCTTCCTCGTGGCGGACAAAACGTATCGCGATTTCATCTTCGAAGCCGAGGTGAAGATGCCCGAGCGGCCGTCGAACTCCGGCTTCATGTTCCGCTGCCACAAAGAGCGCAACAAGGTCTATGGCTATCAGGCCGAAGTTGATCCCTCCGACCGGCAATGGTCCGGCGGGCTTTACGACGAGGGACGACGCGGCTGGCTCCATCCCCGAAGCAACGACCCCGAGTCGGCCCGCGCGTTCGTCGAGAACGCCGGCGGGACGTTCCAGCGCGACGACTGGAACCGCTACCGCATCCATTGCGTCGGGCCGAGCATCCGCATCTACGTCAACGATGTCCTGACGACCGATTACATCGACACCACCGACCGCGAGGGATACATCGCGATTCAACATCACGGCGAGGCCGGCAAGATGTACCGCTTCCGCAACCTGCGCATCCGGGAACTCAAGGCGCCGGCGGCGATGACCGAGACCCGCAACGACATGCCGCTGGTGTTCGTCGAGGACTTCGAGAGCGGCGCCGGCCGCTGGACGCAGACCGATCCGAACGCCTGGAAGATCGTCGCCGAAGACGGCAACCACGTCTACGCCCAGCACCAGCAGAGCCGGTACCAGCCGCCCGTGCGCTCGCCGCTGAACATGGCGCGGATCAAGGACCTGAAGGTGGGCGACTTCGTGCTCCAGGCGCGGATGAAGCAGACCAGCCGGGAGTACGGCCATCGTGACATGTGCCTGTTCTTCGGCTATCAGGACCCGGCCCATTTCTACTACGTCCACATCGCCACGCAGGCCGACCCGCACGCCAACTCGATCTTTCTGGTCAACGGCGAGCCGCGCGTCTCCATCGCCAAAGAGCGGAACGACGGTACCGACTGGGCCACCGGCTACCACGACGTGCGAGTCGTCCGCAACACGGCGAACGGCACAATTGAGGTCTTCTTCAACGACATGAGCAAGCCCATCATGCGAACGGTGGATACGACGTTCGGCGCCGGCGGGATCGGCTTCGGGACCTTCGACGACACCGGCCACATTGACGACGTGATGATCTGGGGCCGCAAGCCATAG
- a CDS encoding ParA family protein — protein MRTITFFNNKGGVGKTTLVYHIAWMCAELGQRVLAVDLDPQANLTTMFIEEDRQAMLWPEEGGNSSILSCISPIIDGVGDIAEAPLQHIRPGIHLLPGDLGLSQFEDKLSDSWPRCLDGDKAAFRVITAFYRIIHHAAERVNADIVLMDVGPNLGAINRASLIASDHVVMPLAPGLFSLQGLRNLGPTLLTWRANWRQRLEAKPADLAIPMPMGIMKPAGYVVMQHVERKNRPVKAYQRWVEKIPEVYETYVLGNKGHVADTETEPNRIGFIKNYQSLMPLAEDARKPIFRLTPADGAIGAHAAAVSKCYMDFKHLTQEIIRRTDDAEGRGRK, from the coding sequence ATGAGGACAATCACCTTCTTCAATAACAAAGGCGGCGTCGGCAAGACCACGCTGGTGTATCACATTGCCTGGATGTGTGCAGAGCTTGGCCAGCGCGTTTTGGCTGTCGACCTCGATCCTCAGGCCAACCTGACCACGATGTTCATCGAAGAGGATCGCCAAGCGATGTTGTGGCCCGAGGAGGGAGGGAATAGTAGCATCCTCTCCTGTATTTCCCCGATCATTGATGGAGTGGGTGACATAGCGGAGGCACCGCTGCAACACATTCGTCCGGGAATCCATCTTCTACCTGGAGATCTGGGCCTTTCCCAGTTCGAGGACAAGCTCTCTGACAGTTGGCCACGTTGTCTGGATGGTGACAAAGCAGCCTTCCGTGTCATAACGGCGTTCTACCGCATCATTCACCATGCCGCCGAGAGGGTCAACGCGGATATCGTACTCATGGATGTCGGGCCGAATCTTGGTGCAATCAACCGGGCGTCTCTCATTGCGTCGGACCACGTCGTGATGCCCCTGGCTCCCGGCCTGTTCTCGCTGCAAGGTCTCAGGAATCTGGGGCCCACCCTCCTGACGTGGCGAGCGAACTGGCGACAGCGCCTGGAAGCAAAACCTGCTGATTTGGCTATTCCCATGCCCATGGGCATCATGAAGCCGGCTGGGTACGTGGTCATGCAGCACGTTGAGCGTAAGAACCGTCCAGTCAAAGCCTATCAGCGGTGGGTTGAGAAGATACCCGAGGTCTATGAAACATATGTGCTCGGGAACAAAGGCCACGTGGCAGACACGGAGACAGAACCCAACCGCATTGGGTTCATCAAGAACTATCAGAGCCTGATGCCGCTTGCCGAGGATGCACGAAAGCCCATCTTCAGACTAACGCCTGCTGATGGCGCGATCGGCGCCCATGCGGCGGCGGTGTCAAAATGCTATATGGACTTCAAACATCTCACGCAGGAGATCATTCGCAGAACCGATGATGCCGAGGGCAGAGGCCGCAAATGA
- a CDS encoding HEPN domain-containing protein, producing MTPEERTLVQYRLARAREALDEAALLFDAGHLHTYVNRLYYACFYAMSALLLARGLSTSRHSHLRGLLHKEFVHPGLIPIDRGQFFDLLYNSRQKGDYSDLVVFKAAEVQQWLAQARDFVDHVSTLTLGQP from the coding sequence ATGACGCCGGAAGAACGGACGCTGGTCCAGTACCGCCTCGCACGCGCTCGCGAGGCTCTCGACGAGGCCGCACTCCTATTCGATGCGGGCCATCTTCACACCTACGTGAATCGACTCTATTATGCGTGCTTCTACGCCATGTCCGCGCTGCTGCTGGCCAGAGGGTTGTCAACGAGCAGGCATAGCCATCTGCGAGGTCTCCTGCACAAGGAGTTCGTCCATCCCGGCCTGATCCCCATCGACCGCGGCCAGTTCTTCGATCTCCTCTACAACAGCCGCCAGAAGGGCGACTACTCCGACCTTGTCGTCTTCAAGGCCGCCGAGGTCCAGCAGTGGCTCGCCCAAGCCCGCGACTTCGTCGATCATGTCTCCACCCTGACCCTCGGCCAGCCGTAA